The Epinephelus lanceolatus isolate andai-2023 chromosome 1, ASM4190304v1, whole genome shotgun sequence genome has a window encoding:
- the tas1r3 gene encoding taste receptor type 1 member 3 — protein MSAPVTLLVLCWALRLSCSASSPEWFQHISTSLFNLSGDVVLGGLFPINLLTSNLSQRREPDNISCESLNEDGLGLSLVMKFAVDEINANQVLLPGIKLGYQIYDTCRQSAVIVKPTMSFLTAKSNNALSVLCNYTNYETSISAVIGPYSSEMVSVIGKLLGFFLMPQISYGATSDKFSDKLLYPSFFRTVPSDKWQVDVMALLLREFDWNWVALVGSEEEYGQRGVQEFSKKAEKMSVCVAYQGLIPVYADPAPAINTIIQNIKETKVGVVVVFSLVEPAVRFFKAVIRENITAVWIASTSWAINNQLVSLPNMKSVGTIIGFTDDTETLDLLPAYTQALFTKLSEERAKTPPPAPKSKGNPDNPCPQCWFLSKDNISLVTNAVVNHTAFSVYAAIYSLAQALHNLLRCNSTACMHGPETKVYPWELLEALKNMSVNISGKHLEFDSNGNPNIGYRMIEWVWNGSKVNFTNVGSFHDQQLTINKTLFKWHTDNSQVPESKCSADCDKGQVHRVKGFHSCCFDCIDCLPGTYQKNKEDIQCTKCPERQWSLNRSTKCTDPTFVVLSWDTSEALKMTLGGLLLLVCQVSVGAVFLRYRATLLVAASGGVLSFVALLSLMGACLSLVLFLGQPGDAVCRLQLPLTSIFQTVALSIITSISLQILYVTEFPKKAASHLHILRGPGSWLFVLVCCAVQAGLCGWFVQEGLSLSEYVAQININFVESFLACPVSPLHGFAVIQGFNGTLALISFMCTFMAAKPLHQYNLARDITFSTLIYCVFWVTFIPIYIGLNEKNKSIAHVSFTLASNLGLVVAYYFPKCYLLLRRPELNTADHFCTFLEGIPLTQAQEELQPRTGSQK, from the exons ATGTCTGCACCTGTCACTCTGTTGGTGTTGTGCTGGGCGTTGAGGCTGAGCTGCAGCGCCAGTTCACCCGAGTGGTTCCAACACATTTCTACCAGTCTCTTCAATTTGTCCGGGGACGTTGTGCTCGGAGGGCTCTTTCCCATCAACCTGCTCACCAGCAACCTCAGCCAGAGGAGGGAGCCTGACAACATCAGCTGTGAGAG TTTAAATGAGGACGGACTGGGCCTTTCTCTTGTCATGAAATTTGCAGTGGATGAAATCAACGCAAACCAAGTTCTGCTCCCCGGCATCAAGTTGGGTTATCAAATCTATGACACGTGCAGACAATCTGCCGTCATCGTGAAGCCTACCATGTCTTTCCTCACTGCAAAATCCAACAATGCGCTATCTGTTTTGTGCAACTACACCAACTATGAGACCAGCATATCGGCTGTAATCGGTCCCTATAGCTCGGAAATGGTGTCGGTCATAGGAAAACTCCTGGGATTCTTTCTGATGCCACAG ATTAGCTACGGCGCCACCAGTGACAAATTCAGTGACAAGCTCCTCTACCCGTCGTTCTTCCGTACGGTGCCCAGTGACAAGTGGCAAGTGGACGTCATGGCGCTTCTGTTGAGGGAGTTTGACTGGAACTGGGTGGCACTGGTGGGCAGTGAAGAGGAGTACGGACAACGAGGTGTGCAGGAGTTCTccaaaaaagcagaaaaaatgtCCGTCTGCGTGGCCTATCAGGGGCTGATTCCAGTGTACGCTGACCCTGCACCAGCTATCAATACCATCATCCAAAACATCAAAGAAACCAAAGTCGGAGTTGTTGTGGTGTTTTCTCTTGTAGAGCCTGCTGTGAGGTTTTTTAAAGCG GTCATCAGGGAGAACATAACGGCTGTGTGGATTGCCAGCACAAGTTGGGCTATCAATAATCAACTGGTTTCCCTCCCCAATATGAAATCAGTCGGTACAATCATTGGATTCACTGATGACACAGAGACCCTGGATCTGCTCCCTGCCTACACGCAAGCACTCTTCACCAAACTGAGTGAGGAGAGGGCAAAGACACCTCCTCCAGCACCAAAGTCCAAAGGCAACCCTGACAATCCCTGCCCACAGTGTTGGTTCTTGTCAAAGGATAATATCAGCCTGGTAACAAACGCTGTAGTGAATCACACAGCTTTCAGTGTGTATGCTGCCATCTACAGTTTGGCACAGGCACTGCACAACCTGCTGAGATGCAATTCAACTGCCTGTATGCATGGGcctgaaaccaaagtatatcccTGGGAG CTGTTGGAGGCTTTAAAGAATATGTCTGTAAACATAAGTGGCAAACATTTAGAGTTTGACAGTAACGGCAACCCAAACATCGGATACAGGATGATTGAGTGGGTCTGGAACGGTTCGAAGGTCAACTTCACAAATGTTGGAAGCTTTCATGACCAACAACTGACCATCAACAAGACCCTCTTCAAATGGCACACTGACAACTCTCAG GTTCCTGAGTCCAAATGTTCAGCAGACTGTGACAAAGGCCAGGTCCACAGAGTCAAAGGCTTCCACTCCTGCTGTTTTGACTGTATCGACTGTTTGCCAGGCACTTACCAGAAAAACAAAG AGGACATCCAGTGCACTAAGTGCCCTGAGCGTCAATGGTCTCTAAACCGCAGCACTAAATGCACTGACCCCACCTTTGTCGTTTTGTCCTGGGACACGTCTGAGGCTCTGAAGATGACGCTGGGTGGGCTGCTGCTCCTGGTATGTCAGGTGTCAGTGGGTGCTGTGTTCCTGAGATACAGAGCGACCCTGTTGGTAGCGGCCTCAGGGGGAGTCCTGAGTTTTGTGGCTCTGCTCAGCCTGATGGGAGCTTGCCTCAGTCTGGTGCTCTTCTTGGGACAGCCGGGGGACGCGGTGTGTCGTCTGCAGCTGCCCCTCACCTCCATTTTCCAAACAGTGGCCCTCTCCATCATCACATCCATCTCACTACAG ATACTCTACGTGACAGAGTTTCCAAAGAAAGCCGCCTCTCACCTCCACATACTGAGAGGCCCTGGGAGCTGGCTGTTTGTGCTGGTCTGCTGTGCTGTGCAAGCTGGTCTCTGTGGCTGGTTTGTTCAGGAAGGGCTCTCGCTGTCTGAATATGTGGCACAAATTAATATAAACTTTGTGGAATCTTTTCTGGCATGTCCAGTGTCACCCTTGCATGGATTTGCTGTAATACAAGGTTTCAACGGTACCTTGGCCCTCATATCCTTCATGTGCACCTTCATGGCAGCAAAGCCTCTTCATCAGTACAACCTTGCCAGGGACATCACCTTCTCCACCCtcatctactgtgtgttctgGGTGACCTTTATTCCAATCTACATTGGTTTGAATGAAAAGAACAAGTCTATTGCCCATGTTTCATTCACCCTGGCAAGCAACTTGGGACTGGTGGTGGCCTACTACTTCCCAAAATGCTACCTGCTGTTGAGAAGACCTGAGCTCAATACAGCAGACCACTTCTGTACCTTCCTGGAGGGCATCCCACTAACACAAGCTCAGGAGGAACTACAGCCACGGACAGGGTCTCAGAAATAA